CGTGCGTGCAGTAGTCGCCGAGCAGCGGGGGGAACACACCGACCACCTCGGTGGCGTCGGTCGGCAGCACCTGGAGCAGCCCCCGGTCGTCGAGGTCGGCCAGCACCTCCGGAGCCACGAGCTCGCGCGCGGTAACCAGGGGCAGCGTGCCGGCCGCGGCGAGCAGCGTGAGCGCGTCGAACTCGACCTCCCCGAGATCGACGAGCATCGGTTCGGCGGCCTCGGCGAGCGCGGTGGTCCACAGGTCCCCGCGGACCGTCCAGAGACCATCACGCAGAACTAGGCGGTAGTCACGCCGACCGTGCTCGACGATGGCGGCGACGAGGCCGGGCAGCCCGCCGGACTTCGCTGCGATGCGTGCGACCGCCGTCGGGTCGACCGCTCCGGGCAGCAGACCGTGCACGTACATGAGCACCTGGTCGAACGTCAGCGGGTCGAGTGCGACGCGCGCAGCACGCGTCCCGGCGGTGATCAGCCCGGCGTTGTTGTTCTGGCGGCGCCCGCGGTGGCGCATGGTCAGGAGCACCGGCACCTGCCGGTGCTCGTGGAGCGCCGCGATCGCACCTGCGCTCGTCGGGTCCAGGTCGTCGGCGTCGTCGACGACGAGCACCGACGACCCCCGCGCTCCGACGAGCGACTCGAGCGAGGTGAGCGCAGATGTCAGCGCCGGCAGCTGCCCCGGCGTGGCGCTGATGTGCACGCCGGCGACCGCAAGCGCACTGAGCGGCCGGTCACGAAGCGCCCGCAGCCCGCGTACATGGACGACGTTGACGCCCTCGCTGGTGAGTCTCTCGACGACATGACGCACCAGCGTGGACCGACCGGCGCCCCGACGGCCCACGACCGTGACGCTCGTACGCTCGCCCAGCAGGGACAGCACGCGGCCAACTTCGGCCTGGCGCAGGTCGGGCGTGATAGGCCGCGTGGCCACGGGGACGGTCGACGGTGCGGGCGCCTGCTGTGGCGCACCGGTCGACTGTGTCATCGTTCCTCCACTCCTCCGCTCGTCCACTCGTCTGCTTTGGTCCGGCCCACCAATGTTCCACGGCCCCGTGGGCGCATACCCGGACCTCCGGCCCAGCCCAACTGCACATGCTCAGAGCCTCGGCCCGTTGAATCCGGCCGAGGTTCTCTCGGTGTCTCTCGGCGATTAGGGTCTCGGTCAGCCTCGTAGGAACTCCGCTGCGAACCGTTGGGAATCAGCCGTTCTGGGAGCCCGAGGCGGCTTTGCGGAGCGCATGCAGCGGCGTTGCGGGGCGCATCCAACCATCCGTGTGGTCCTGACACTGGTAGCGGTTGCATGCCGGGAGCGCAGTTTGGCTGGTGGCGTGGCCGGAGCCTACGGCAACCCCCATTCGCAGTAGGCGCGCCTCCGCCTTCACGACCTCACGCGTCAGTACGCGGGGGCGATCGCGTCGACGAGGCCGGAGTGGGTTCAGTGGTCACCGGCGCCACCCGATCAGGCTCTCGGCGACAAGGTCGCGGAAGACGCCGGCGAGCGGCACCGGTCTCGCCGGTGGCGACCAGGACGCCGCAGACCTCGCCATGGCCGCCGTGGTTCCCCCGGTAGCCACCATGACCGATCGTTGATGACCCTGCCGCCGCCGCGGACCTTCATCCTCAACGCGTCCGCGGCGGCGACCGTGTACAGGCCGGCATCCCACGGACGGGTGCGGGAGTCGTTGACGTGGGCATGGGGGTCGTTGACCATTTCGCTGACCCGGAGGTCGACAAGGCCGTGATGCCGAGCGTCTGGCCCAGCTTGCCCCTCCACGTACACCATGTGCGGGGTTCCATCCACGACTGCACGGGCGTACTACCCGCGAGGACTGTCCATTTCCAAGTGGTGGTCACTGATGACGCCGGAGTCGATGCGTTCGGGGTGCTTTACCCGGTATGACGCCAGCAACCCAGGCGGCACAACATGAGGCGATGGGACCATGGTCACAGTACGACCGTACTAGGCGAGTGCAAGAGTGAGGCCCCGGATCTTAATGACGAGAGCAGGTGGCGGGTCGTGAGGCGATAAGTTCTGCAGCCTCCATGTTGTAGTGGGCTTTTGCGGTACTCCCGGCGCGTCCGCCGTTCCGTGAGATTCGGTCGCGATGGATTGGTGGTCGACCGAGTCCGGTCGCGCAAGCAAGTCGCGCCTCACAGCCGTGAATCGTCACCGGCTGTCCGAGGTATCGATCCGCATCCTGAGGCCCGGAGTCGTTGACCGGGGCGGACACGTCGCTGATGAGGTCGTCTGCCTGAACCACGACAGGCCCAGCTGACGGCGGCCGAGTGTGAGGTGCCTGGGCGCACGCGGGCAAGGGCAGTGTCGGTCAGCCATGTCACCGCTACGACAAGGCAATGGCCAGGGTGATGCCGACGAGCACGGGAGATCCAGAAAGGGGGTGCTGTACGGCTGGATTGCAAATTGATTAGAGGTGTCTTCGAAAAGGTACTTCAGCTAGATGTTTCAACCCGCAATCAGGAGGTAGATACCATCATGAGCACCTACAACACCATTTATGCAAGAGGCACGGACACTGCCCCGAGGAGTTCGCTGCACACTCAAACCGTCGCATTCTCTCACTACAACAACATTTCTGCCCAGCTGCCTGTCGATCCTAGATCTGGAAAGGTGGTCGCTGGTGGTGTGGCAGAGCAGGCCAGGCAGTGCCTCGCCAATATCAAGGCAATTCTGGAGAGCATCGACCATGTCATGGACGATGTTGTCAGAATCACCATCTTTCTCAGGCACATCTCCGACATCGAGGCCGTCGACGACGTTTGCGCAACCTTTTTCACGAGCTATGTTCCTACGCGGACGACACTCGCGGTTGCAGACTTGCCTATGGATGCTCTGGTGCAGATCGAGGCAGTTGTCTCGAACGGGGAGGGAACAATTCCGGGTGCACCGCAGGCAGGCGACCTCGTCAAGGTCGCAAGAAACACAGAGAATGCGCCAACGAGTCCAGGAGCCACGCAGACCGTAGCTTTCTCGCACTACAACAACATTTCAGCTCAGCTCCCGATCGACCCCGAGTCCGGCAATTTGGTCGCTGGTGGTGTGCGAGAGCAGGCCGGGCAGTGTCTGAACAACGTCAAGACGATTCTAGGGAGCATCGGCCATGTTATGGACGATGTTGTGAGGAACACCATCTTCCTCAAGAACATCTCCGACGTTAGCGCCGTGGACGAAGTCTACGCGACGTTCTTCCCGAACTATGTGCCTGCACGGACGACGGTTGCAGTTGCAGGTTTGCCGATGGACGCTCTGGTGCAAGTTGAAGCAGTTGTGTCGCACGGAGACGGCACACCCCCACAAGCCCCTGAGGACGCGCGTCGTCTCGTCATTGAGGCCAACGACACGGAAAATGCGCCCAAGGATCCGCGCTCCTCGCAGACCGTAGCGTTCTCTCATTACAACCACATTTCAGCTCAATTGCCGTTGGACCCGAGAACTGGCGGAATGGTTCCTGGCGGCACAAAAGAGCATGCTTCCCAGTGCCTGGCCAATATCCAGGCGATTCTGGAGAGCATCGATCACCGCATGGACGATGTGGTAAAGCTCAACGTCTATCTCAGGGATATGGCAGAGATCGACGCTGTGGACGAAGTCTGCACCACATACTTCCCGAGCTATGTGCCTGCACGAAGGACAGTCGGCGTGTCAGCTCTACCCGGAGACGCCCTCGTCCAGATCGAAGCAGTTGTGTCAAACGCGGAAGGAACCCCTCCAGCAGCGTAGGTGCCCGGGTGCCCCACTGGGTCGGCGCAGAACGGGTGCGCTCCCGCCCGTTGCGGCCGGTGCGGGGCACCTCGACGATGTCTTGAGAGACCAGTCGCCCATGTCGTGAACCAGCACGCGTGATGTCCTAAGACATCGGCGCCGGGCGGCACCCACGAACGTGG
This window of the Georgenia yuyongxinii genome carries:
- a CDS encoding RidA family protein; translated protein: MSTYNTIYARGTDTAPRSSLHTQTVAFSHYNNISAQLPVDPRSGKVVAGGVAEQARQCLANIKAILESIDHVMDDVVRITIFLRHISDIEAVDDVCATFFTSYVPTRTTLAVADLPMDALVQIEAVVSNGEGTIPGAPQAGDLVKVARNTENAPTSPGATQTVAFSHYNNISAQLPIDPESGNLVAGGVREQAGQCLNNVKTILGSIGHVMDDVVRNTIFLKNISDVSAVDEVYATFFPNYVPARTTVAVAGLPMDALVQVEAVVSHGDGTPPQAPEDARRLVIEANDTENAPKDPRSSQTVAFSHYNHISAQLPLDPRTGGMVPGGTKEHASQCLANIQAILESIDHRMDDVVKLNVYLRDMAEIDAVDEVCTTYFPSYVPARRTVGVSALPGDALVQIEAVVSNAEGTPPAA